A single Pedobacter sp. PACM 27299 DNA region contains:
- a CDS encoding Crp/Fnr family transcriptional regulator, giving the protein MTNPAYKMLFEEFERYYPQISSGFKIKVQEKLYEVTYKKGTRVLSYKQIQESGLFIYHGSAIELFVDPLTLEETTTNFWFERDFPYTTPGLFSREPSQSYIMLLEDTHFVGIPFADFTMLKNEFPDVELLTENIRSHYDKLRLQYLADFRYPAYERVKKLEKLYPDIYKRLEIQHIAQYLKINVKTLSRLRKK; this is encoded by the coding sequence ATGACTAATCCAGCATATAAAATGTTATTCGAGGAATTTGAAAGGTACTACCCTCAAATCTCCTCTGGATTTAAAATAAAAGTCCAGGAGAAATTATATGAAGTCACCTATAAAAAGGGTACAAGAGTATTAAGTTACAAGCAGATCCAGGAATCTGGATTGTTTATATATCATGGGTCTGCTATTGAACTGTTTGTTGATCCACTTACACTTGAAGAGACTACCACAAATTTTTGGTTTGAAAGAGATTTTCCATACACCACTCCTGGCTTATTCAGCAGGGAACCATCGCAAAGTTATATCATGCTTTTAGAAGATACTCACTTCGTTGGGATACCTTTTGCAGATTTTACGATGCTGAAAAATGAATTTCCTGATGTTGAATTACTAACTGAGAATATTAGGAGCCATTATGATAAGCTTCGGTTGCAATATTTGGCAGACTTTAGATATCCAGCATATGAAAGGGTAAAAAAACTGGAGAAATTGTATCCCGACATATATAAAAGGTTAGAAATCCAACATATAGCCCAATATCTTAAAATAAACGTAAAAACTTTGAGCAGGCTACGTAAGAAATGA